The Candidatus Polarisedimenticolaceae bacterium sequence GAGCTTGATCGCTCCGCCGGGGGTGAGCATGACGTTCCCCGGCTTGACGTCGCGATGGATGATGCGAGCCCGATGGACCGCGGCCAACGCCTCGGCGATTGACCGCACGAGCGCGGCCGCGCGATCCGGAGGGACGGGGCCGCGCGCGAGGAGGGCGGACAGCGGCTCGCCGTCGATCCATTCCATCACGATGAGGATCTGCCCGTCGTGCTCGAGGACCTCGAGCGCCACCGCGACGGACGGGTGGTCGACGCGCCGCGCGATCCGGGCTTCGCGGAGGAATCGCCTCCTCTCGTCGGGCCGGGCCGCGATCGCCGGATGGAGCACCTTGACCGCGACGGCGATGTCCCGGCTCTCGTCGAACGCACGGTAGACGTCGCCCATCCCGCCGCGATCGACCGCGGCCTCCAGCCGGTACGGACCGAGCGTGAGACCCGTCAGCGCATCGTCAGGCGCCGCCTCCGCGGCGCGAATGGCGGCGACGAGACGGTCGATCGAGGCGAGCTCCTCCACGAGGCGCAGCTCGTCGCCGCTCGAAGGCCTCGCACGCTCGAGGGCCCAGTCGATCGCCTCGCGGTCGGCGACCCGAACGGCCAGCTCGGAGAGCCGGTCGCGTTCAGGCACCGTTCACCATCGCGCCGGCGAGCGCGACGAGCGCCCGTCCCACCGCCATCCGCGCGGCGTCCGCCGACGGCTTGCCGAACTCCGCGGCAATCTCCGCGTAGCTCTTCCTCAGATCGAAGCGGGCGAAGACGAGGCCGCGGACCTCGTCGGTCAGGAGCGAGAGCGCGCGCTCGAAACTCTCGAACCTCTGCCGGTCGATCGCCTCGAGGAGCGGGGAGGGGCCGTCGTCCACCGGCTCATCCACACCGCTCTCCACGTGTCCGCCCAGGTTCAAGCGCGTCCGCCGGACCTCGTCCCGCACGCGGTTGTCCACCGCCTGCCGCAGGTACGACTCGATCGCGCCCGGCCTCCGCTCGCGGAACCGTTCGAGGTTCCGGATCGTCCCGATCAGC is a genomic window containing:
- a CDS encoding serine/threonine-protein kinase, with protein sequence MPERDRLSELAVRVADREAIDWALERARPSSGDELRLVEELASIDRLVAAIRAAEAAPDDALTGLTLGPYRLEAAVDRGGMGDVYRAFDESRDIAVAVKVLHPAIAARPDERRRFLREARIARRVDHPSVAVALEVLEHDGQILIVMEWIDGEPLSALLARGPVPPDRAAALVRSIAEALAAVHRARIIHRDVKPGNVMLTPGGAIKLMDFGVALQTMTSEKMEESLDRLTREGRSVGTIRYMAPEQLRGEAVDERADLFALGIVAWEMFTGVHPFLRATSYAIAAATLDDPPGSASRWPREAGALKPVVLRLLEKDPARRTPSADALIVDLDRAGSRRRTLLDRLLRRRP
- a CDS encoding sigma-70 family RNA polymerase sigma factor codes for the protein MDTSHDLLVLARDGDDRARNGFCERYRVPLARWARGRLPRWARERIDTEDIVQDVLIGTIRNLERFRERRPGAIESYLRQAVDNRVRDEVRRTRLNLGGHVESGVDEPVDDGPSPLLEAIDRQRFESFERALSLLTDEVRGLVFARFDLRKSYAEIAAEFGKPSADAARMAVGRALVALAGAMVNGA